One Ostrinia nubilalis chromosome 4, ilOstNubi1.1, whole genome shotgun sequence DNA window includes the following coding sequences:
- the LOC135071301 gene encoding uncharacterized protein LOC135071301: MTSDPPLLRPGCTFPPRWHGRWFQSGVIQPIIIEGDRLSNKGKCVSSEGDKFLIVDEKGCYRCVVMHEKHQNVLQYKETFCYRRDALPHLCTLITGDALLYSMFRENADPVDCPLKGPFSFTYNRGHGDCKSPVSSIESCTEDSRLLLNYQACPDVHGSESTVEELECLATWKEGSLRFLVGKLHHNHATSNEDRYRCFVYEKTNGIASGSAAKDGPSAPGGVEYRVAQSGDATCNGLFSATEGSRTMALKRVSVRFNCQFPSWMTFSHTWHTLDFSSNYTFYQRNATLRISNQTGADIKVYCVNVKASSPSGNSVALVAHWQHHCSNYTFYQRNATLRISNQTGADIKVYCVNVKASSPSGNSVALVAHWQHHCVSRYVCVVLYRRDTYIAELQRGAPTARPDEACSPHHFNAVTAPYVTLVASNPESKECPYPGKYSIQNSRQQRDVRSLDRIHRSKRESILERRVNGTRLFNFSVRNMSEEAILRSRRQAEDYACSSSYSRLEVGCNSAKNMEFYSTCENRELVTAYTCHGGWYENGVSFVVTTPVTRDSTAARRYCFVSQDTRGGALGVARSPNNCERGAHQSMVFDATATARRYCFESEDTRGGALGVARSPNNCERGAHQSMVFDATATG; this comes from the exons ATGACTAGCGACCCACCCCTGCTTCGCCCAG GCTGCACGTTCCCCCCTCGCTGGCACGGGCGCTGGTTCCAGTCGGGGGTGATCCAGCCCATCATCATAGAGGGAGACCGCCTCTCCAACAAGGGGAAGTGCGTTTCGTCAGAGGGAGACAAGTTTCTGATAGTTGACGA GAAAGGCTGTTACCGCTGCGTCGTGATGCACGAAAAACATCAGAATGTCCTACAATATAAAGAAA CGTTCTGCTACCGCCGAGATGCCCTGCCTCACCTGTGCACCCTCATCACGGGAGATGCGCTCTTGTACTCGATGTTTCGGGAGAATGCAGACCCGGTGGACTGCCCTCTGAAGGGACCCTTCTCTTTTACTTACAACAG GGGTCATGGTGACTGCAAAAGCCCGGTGTCCTCGATCGAGAGCTGCACTGAGGACTCGAGGCTACTCCTCAACTATCAAGCCTGCCCTGACGTGCACGGTTCTGAGAGCACCG TGGAGGAACTGGAGTGCCTAGCAACGTGGAAGGAGGGCAGCCTTCGGTTCCTGGTGGGCAAACTGCACCACAACCACGCGACCAGCAACGAGGACCGCTACCGCTGCTTCGTCTACGAGAAGACAAATGGTATTG CATCAGGAAGTGCAGCGAAAGACGGCCCCAGCGCCCCTGGTGGCGTGGAGTACAGAGTGGCCCAGTCTGGTGACGCGACCTGCAACGGCCTGTTCAGCGCCACTGAAGGCTCCAGGACTATGGCTTTGAAGCGAG TATCAGTTCGCTTCAACTGCCAGTTCCCGTCCTGGATGACGTTCTCGCACACGTGGCACACGCTAGACTTCAGCAGCAACTACACGTTCTACCAGCGGAACGCGACGCTACGGATCAGCAACCAGACCGGAGCTGATATTAAAGTCTACTGTGTGAATGTGAAAGCCAGCTCTCCCAGTGGAAACTCCGTGGCTTTGGTCGCGCACTGGCAGCACCATTG CAGTAACTACACGTTCTACCAGCGGAACGCGACGCTACGGATCAGCAACCAGACCGGTGCTGATATTAAAGTCTACTGCGTGAATGTGAAGGCCAGCTCGCCCAGTGGAAACTCGGTGGCTTTGGTCGCGCACTGGCAGCACCACTG CGTGTCCCGCTACGTCTGCGTGGTGCTGTACCGGCGGGACACGTACATAGCTGAGCTGCAGCGAGGCGCGCCCACCGCGAGACCCGACGAGGCGTGCTCGCCGCATCACTTCAATGCCGTCACGGCGCCCTACGTCACGCTAGTCG CAAGCAATCCAGAATCGAAAGAGTGCCCTTACCCTGGAAAATACAGCATCCAGAACAGCAGACAGCAACGGGACGTGCGCTCCCTCGACAGGATACACAGGAGCAAACGGGAGTCGATCCTGGAGCGTAGGGTTAACGGGACGAGGCTGTTCAACTTTAGCGTAAGGAACATGTCGGAAGAGGCCATTTTGAGGAGTCGGAGGCAGGCGGAGGATTACGCGTGTTCAAGCAGCTATAGCAGACTGGAGGTCGGCTGTAACTCCGCTAAGAACATGGAGTTCTATTCCACTTGTGAGAATAGGGAGTTAGTTACAG CGTATACGTGCCACGGCGGCTGGTACGAGAATGGCGTCTCGTTCGTAGTGACGACGCCGGTAACGCGCGACAGTACCGCAGCACGGCGCTACTGCTTCGTGTCCCAAGACACGCGCGGGGGGGCACTGGGTGTAGCGCGCTCGCCAAACAACTGTGAGAGAGGGGCTCATCAGTCTATGGTCTTCGACGCCACTGCTACTG CGCGGCGCTACTGCTTTGAGTCTGAAGACACGCGCGGGGGGGCGCTGGGGGTAGCGCGCTCGCCGAACAACTGCGAGAGAGGGGCGCATCAGTCTATGGTCTTCGACGCCACTGCTACTGGTTAG